The Porphyromonas sp. oral taxon 275 DNA window CTTATGGCTCCCGTCTTGTATGGAGGGGAGGAAGGATGCTTCCTCATTGAACATCGATACGACGATGTCGGCTTTGAGCTTGAGTAGTAATTGCTCAAGACGCTTACGGTGTAGGCGGTGCAGCTGGGGTAGGCGGACATATAATGCGAGCCTATTGAGGATCCCCCCTTTTTGATATTGCTCGTAGGGAATTGCGAGGTCATAGCAGGTGACGCTCGGGTGGAGCTCAAAGAACGGTTTGCGTCCCTGCTGATTGAAGGTGATGATGGATACCTCATGACCAGCCTGAGCCAGGTAGTTAACTTTGCGAGAGAGTACGCGTTCCATACCTCCCGAGTTGTGCGTGCCTTGAATACAATAGACGATCTTCATATGCGGAGCAAAGTGGTGGGGAGGCAGAAATCCCTCCCGAGTATTTAGGATGTAATTATGCTGATGAACCTGAGTGAAGGCTGAAGTGTAGATTCTATGACTTGGCCGTGACTAATTCATTGAAAAGGGTTAGCCAGCTCTTCATAATGTGCTCTAGATCGTAGCGCTCGGAGGCGATGCGTGCCGCGGCGCCCATACGCTGGCGCTCGGCTTCGCTATCTATGAGGCGACGTAATGCTTGGATGAAGCCTGCGTGGTCGCCGACCTCCAGGAGGTAGCCGTCGACACCATCGGTGATCACATCACGCGGACCACAGGGGCAGGCAAAGGATACGATGGGTAGGCCCATCTGCTGGGCTTCGATCAATACCATGGGGAGCCCCTCGTAGCGTGAGGTCATCACGTAGATAGAAGAGGCGCGATACAGCTCCTGCACCTGATGGGTAGGGCGCATGAGCTCGACGCTCTTGAGGCCAAGGTGCTCGACTTGGGCGGTGAGCTCAGGGCGTAGCTTGCCATCGCCTGCGATTACGAGGTGCCAGTCGGGGTACTCGGGCGCTAGCTGCGCCCAGAGGTCGATCAAGAGATCAAAGTGCTTCTGATCGTCGCAGCGCCCCATCGCCAGCAATTGATGGGCACTGCAGTCTGAGGGACTATCCGAATAGAAAGGTAGGGGGTTGGGAATGACCCTAAGGTTAGGCAGCGCACCCCATGCGGCGGCATCCTCTTCGGTGAGCACGACGAAGCTGTCGAAGGGGCGTACGGTGCGCTCATCCCACTTCGTGCGCAGCTGGTCAATGAGCCGCCACAGCCCGCGGCGTCCATACTGCAGACGCTTGTACTTGGCGAAGTGGTACTCGAGAACCTTATGGCTCCCATCCTTGATCGAGGGGAGGAAGGAGGCGTCGTCGCCAAACATGGAGATGACGATGTCCGCCTTGAGCTTCAGTAGCAGCTCCGTGAGGCGCTGGCGATGCAGGCGGTGCTTGCGTGGGTACTGGGTCAGCTTGCTCAGCAGTCCCGATCCGTTGTTGGCATCGTAGTCAATCCCTAGGTCATAGGAGACGATACTCGGGTGGAGCTCAAAGAAAGGCGGGCGTCCACGCTGGTCGGTCGTGATGAAAATGAGCTCATGCCCCAGCTTCGCTAGGTAATTGGCCTTGCGTGCTAGGACACGCTCCATTCCTCCTGAGTTGCACGTGGCGGGGATACAATAGACGATCTTCATGCGACAGAGGGAGCAATGCTATGAGAGTGAATGTAGTCTTCCTCCTCGGGTGTGAGCCATAGGAAGAAAGAATAGATCATGAGGATATCCGTAGAGACCTTGATCCAGATGATGAAGGTCATCGCTCCGAAGGCAAGGAACATCAAACGATACTCAGGGTACTTCTCCATAAACCCATAGGCAAGAAAGACGAACATGAGGGCAAATATGGAGAAACCTACCACTCCTGAGTACAGGATCAAACGGCAGTATCCAATGTCGGACCCGTAGACCCAGTTCTCGTAGAGGCCTGTACCTATTATCCAGCCAAAGTTATCCTTAGGCCATACCCACATCGTCTGAAGAATGTCTGATGATGAGGTGGAGAATTCTCCCTTCTCAGCCAGGTTGAAGAAGCCTTCGAAGGCAAAGCGGAAGATCTCGTGGTAATAAGGATCGGTATTATAGAGGTAGGTCCCTAGGCCGAATCCAATGACCGCGAAGGCTACAAAGATTCCCATAATACGACTCATGCCTTGTGTGCTGGATCCGTGACCACTTCGCATGCTATATAAGACTAATAGGAGTAGACTAATGGCTGTCCCAGTAGATGTCGTTCGAGATATCATACTTCCTAGAGCTGTGATTAGGAAGAATGAGGCTATGAGGAAATAGAGCTCTTTGGGCCGTTCCTTGATCTCCTTGTCGACGGCCATTGCCGCCATCATCATAATTAAGACTAGAGCAAAGCGAGCGCCCGCAGGGTCAAGAGCCGTACTGAAGCCGTTGAGGCGGTCGGACTCCTGTGTGAGCTTGGCATCCCAGGCGACGATCGAGCTGACGAATTCGTCGATGGAGGGGTTCTGGTCAATGAGGATAGCACTTACGCATTGGAAGAGGGTTGCTCCCGCAAGGTATAGGACAAGGAGTCTCACAGATACTTGTCCATGCTCCATTCGTATTAATGCTACTGCGGGGTAGGCACTGAAAACCCAAGTGAAAAAGGAGATCAGATAGCTGGCATAGGAATAGTCACTGGTGTTATTCAGGTCTACTGCAATAAGGTTAACTATAGAGTAGAGCAATGCTAGGAGCGTACTCCCCAGGAGAAGAGGGGAGAAGGGAATCCCTTTCCTCGCCCTAAAGGTGTCGAAGATATACCACAAAAAGCCAATCCCAGCCAAGAGGATCTTGGTGTTAGGAATAGATGGGGCAAATGCGAGTTCGAAGGAATAGTACGAGCCCGTAAGAACGACGCCAATGAGAAATACTCTAAGTGCCTTCCACATAGTGTCTGTGATAGATTATCGGTATAGGAGGGAGTAAAGTCCCTTGAGAACGACGCGGTAGTAGAGCCATACATACCAGTACTGACCGAGCCCAGCCATGCGCTGAAGCATACGGGTGTGGATCCCGCCGCCTACGTGAGCTATGGCCTTGTTGGCCTCTGGGTAGAGCTGCTGCCAGCGATCGTAGTCATCACGACGTCCGCTGACCAGCAGCGGCAGCTTCAGCTGGAGCTTGAGGAAGGCTAGATCAGAGGCTGCCTCGTGGAGCTGGTGCTGCTGGATGTAGTCCTCGAGGGACTGGAGATTGGCCCGCAGCTGCTGCCAGTGGAGCTCGCTGTAGTGATTGGTCTGCTGCCCTTCGTTGCGTACATAGGCATAGAGGTGCTCTGGGATCATCTCTACACGCCCGGCCTTGAGGAAGAGCTTCCCCATGAGTCCTAGGTCTTCACCCATATTCATCGAGGGAATGAAGCGGAGCTCTCCTCCGTTTTCTTGGAGCAAGCTGCGGCGGAAGGCCCACAGCCATAGGTTCCACCTTAGGCTCCCATGGCAGAGCGCCTGCCAAGCCTCCTGCCCCGTCGTGACGGCGGCCTGGTACATGGGGCGCTTGCTCTCTCCCTGCTGAAGGATCCAGTTGCAACCGATGAGGTCTGCTCCTGTCTGCTCAATGCGCTGCTCGATGAGCTCCAGCGTCTGGGGGACGAATAGGTCGTCGGCATCCAGAGCATAGATATACTCCCCGCGGGCGGCATCGATCCCCGTGTTGCGTGCTACGGCAACCCCGCCGTTCACCTCATGGCGTAGTAGCGTGACGGTGTAGCCACGGGCCTCGAGCTGTGGCCGTGCCTCATTAAGCAGCGTCCAGCAGCCGTCGGGGCTGCAGTCGTCGACGAAGACGAGCTGGGCCTGGCTGCGCGTCTGCGCTAGGAGCTGCTCGATACATGCCGAGAGGGTGCTCTCAGCTCGGTAGAGCGGGATGATGACCGAGAGTAAGGGAGAGGGCATACTGGTCTGTTTCAGAGGGAGTAGAGGGGAAGGGGCCTTTATCCTTTGCGGTGCGAATGATCGGTGTGAGGGAGGGAGCGCTAGCTTAGCCTCGTCCTAAGTAATTCGTTAGAAAAAGGGAAGACCTCCCTCAGGCCTGAGATATAGGGTGTATATCCGAGGCGAGAGGGAGGTCTCTATGACAATATCGGGAAGGTGGCTCTGGTCGATCTAGCTAGAGGTGCCGAGCATAGCCTGCCCGATCAGCCTTATTCAGCGATCTTCGTCAGTACCGAGCGGCTGCAACGAGGATCGTTGTAGTACATATTCCCTACGCCACCCAGAGACTCACGCTTGAGCTGAGCCGCAGGTACGCCGAATTCATTGACGAGGCAGTCGTAGACGACCTGGGCACGCTTCTCAGCGAGGAACTGATTGCGCTTGGCGCGACCCGTGCCTCTGTCAGCATAGCCCGTGATCGAGTAGACCATCTTGGGGTTAGCCTTCAGGACGTCAGCCAGGAAGCCGAGGTTCACACGATCCTTGTGCGTCAGAGTGTAGCGGTTGATGGTGAAGGTGATCAGCAGCGGCATAGCAGCCACGTTCTCGGCCGTGACCTTGCGGTTGAGGGCCTCTTCCAGCTGGCGCGTCAGCTCCTTGTTTTCGTTCTCGAGGTTGCCGATGCGGTTACGCAGGCCCTGGAGGACGTTCTCATTGACACGGATGGTCGTCACCGTGCTACGATCCCAGCCGCGACGGGGGAAGTTGTAGCTCAGACCGAGCGTAGCCGTCAGGAGGCCTTCAGCCTGCTTCCCGGCGATGACTGCAGGACGATTCTTCTGGGGGTCGATAGATGCATCTTCCTGGTCGAAGTGCTCACCCGTATAGGTAGCACGGATATCCAGATTGAGGTCCCATGCGCTGCTCAGACGGAAGCGGTTCAGGATACCCCCGCCACCAACGAGCTCGTTGGAGCGGCGTCCCGTGACGCTCGACTTGTTGAGGCTCCCAGCATAGCCGACGCTAGCGTAGGGGATGAAGGAGTAGAAGCGGTCCTCGCGATAGCCGCAGATCAGCTGCGACAGGTTGAGCATGACGTCAGCATGCGCGTGGATGTACTCCATCTCCGTCTCATAGAGAGGATAGCCTACGTTGGCATGAGGGTATACCTTGAGGGGCTCCTTGATGAAGCCACCGTAGTTCCCGTAGTTAGCGCTAGGATTGGCGAGCGAATGGTTGTCCCAGCCTGCTACGCCCTTGATCTTGTAGCCGTTTGCCCCGAGGCGAATCCCGATGCCTGGCGTGAACCACTTACCGAAGTTTACTTCGAAGTTAGGTGTCAGGCGATCACCGAAGCGCATCTGCTTGTCGTGGTCCCCAAAATAAATCTGTGCTCCGACGCCAGCTCCGAGGAACCAGTTCGAGCCAAATCTATTCGTCTGGACGAGGTGACGATCAGTGGTCTTAGTTTCTACCGTGTAGACGGAGTCCGATGCCATTTCCTGTGCCGATACAGCCTGGGCGGAAAGGAGGCAAAGTACTGCCGCAGTTAAAGTACTTCTTACCATACGTTGTGTAATTAGTAATTTCTATGAAAAGATAATATCCTGCACAAAGAGAGCTCCTAATGTGGAGTTACTTATGCTGTCACAAAGATAATACTTTTCTCAAATTTATACACTCTCTGGCCTAGAGGCGTGTGTTCCTAGCGATAGATAGAATCTATGAGGTGACTTGCTGGCAGGAGAAATCAGCCTTAAGCTCTAAGTCTAAAAGCTAGCCTGGCAGGTGCGCTGCCGAGACTCGAGGGCTCACGTGAACCCAGGTGACAAAGGGACAGCGCGAGGCGATACTTAGCTCCGGGTGCTGCGAGGGGTATCCCTCAGCCAGCTGACTGCCGTCCCTCAAGCTCGTGACTGGTGTCCTTCAGTGCTTCCACTGATATCCCTCAGGAGCCCTTCTCCTAGGCGCTTGCTTCAGCCGCTTCTAGTAGGGGGGGCGCTAAAGGCGGAAGAGGGCTTACTTGCGGGTGAAGATGACACCCTTCAGCTGGATATCGACGAAGCTGGGATGCCCGCCGTTGGGGTTCGGCTGTGGATCGACGCTGGTGAAGTCGGCGTGGATCTCCCTGGAGGAGAGACGCCCCTTGAAGCCCTTGAGGATGGTCACGCTCCCCATGGGGCTGATCTTGCTGTAGTCCTCGATGAAGATGCTGTCACCCTCGATGCGGTAGTCGAGGTCCTCCTGCAGCTTCATAGGGGCGCCCGATGGGGCATAGGTGAAGTGCAGCTCCTCGGCGGAGGTGAAGTGGAGGCTGATCTGCCCCGTGCCCTCGGTCCATTCACTGCCAAGCAGGTGAAGACTGTCGGCGGCGGCTTGGGTCGCAGCCTGCTGCTCGTGGCTGGTCTGAGAGCAGGAGCTAAGGCTGAGGCCTCCGAGGAGGAGCAGCCCGAGTAGGCTAAGCGTAGTGCGCATAGTGCTTGTTCTTGATTTGTTCCTATTAAGTGGGACAAAGGAAAGGCGAATAGAGCTCGCTCGCAATCCCTAATAGTTGGTACTTTGGCTGTAGAGCTCCCTAGTCTCAGGTAGTCTTTGAGGTTAGTTCAAGTCCTAGAGAGGTGAAGCCGAGGCTTACTCTTAGAATTAGGGCCAAAAAAAGCCGCCCCTACCCTCAGCTGAGGATAGGGGCGGCCTTCTTATAGGGTAGAGGCTACTAAGCGTCCTCCCCGAGGAGGATCTCAAGCACCTTGGCGGCGGAGTAAGCCACAGGAGTACCAGGGCCGAAGATAGCGGCAACGCCAGCGTTGTAGAGGAACTCGTAGTCCTGAGCAGGGATCACACCACCAGCGGTGATAAGGATGTCGGGACGGCCGAGCTTCTTCAGCTCTTCGATCACCTGAGGGATGAGCGTCTTGTGCCCTGCTGCGAGCGAGGAGACACCCATGACGTGTACGTCGTTCTCGACAGCCTGGCGGGCTGCTTCCTCTGGCGTCTGGAAGAGGGGACCCATGTCGACGTCGAAGCCGCAGTCAGCGTAGCCAGTAGCTACCACCTTAGCACCACGGTCGTGCCCGTCCTGACCCATCTTGGCGATCATGATACGAGGCTGACGCCCTTCCTTCTCGGCGAACTTCTTCGCCAGTTCTTTAGCACGTGCGAAGTCTTTGTCTTCGCCAGATTCTGATGAGTACACGCCTGAGATCGTACGGATGATAGCCTTGTAGCGACCGACGACCTTCTCGCAGGCGTCGGAGATCTCACCGAGCGAAGCGCGCAGCGCTGCAGCCTTGACGGCGAGGTCGAGGAGGTTGCCTTCCTTGGTCTCTACGCAGTGCGTGATGGCCTCGAGGGCAGCCTTGACCGCAGCCTCATCGCGGTTCTTGCGCAGCTCGTTGAGGCGCTCGATCTGCTGGAGGCGTACAGCCGTATTGTCGATCTCGAGGATGTCGATCGGGTCTTCCTTCTCGAGACGATACTTATTGATCCCGACGATGACCTGCTGGCGGGAGTCGATACGAGCCTGTGTGCGGGCAGCAGCCTCCTCGATACGCATCTTCGGTAGACCCGTCTCGATAGCCTTAGCCATACCGCCCATGCTCTCGACTTCCTTGATGTGCTCCCAGGCCTTGTGCATTAGCTCGTTGGTCAGGCTCTCCACGTAGTAGGAGCCAGCCCATGGGTCGATCTCCTTACAGATCATGGTTTCCTCCTGGATGTAGATCTGGGTGTTACGAGCGATACGAGCGGAGAAGTCCGTAGGCAGAGCAATGGCTTCGTCCAGGGCGTTGGTGTGGAGCGACTGCGTGTGCCCAAGGGCTGCACCCATGGCCTCGATACAGGTACGACCTACGTTGTTGAAGGGGTCCTGCTCGGTGAGCGACCAGCCAGAGGTCTGGCTGTGGGTACGCAGTGCGAGGCTCTTGGGGTTCTCGGGGTTGAACTGCTTGACGATCTTGGACCAGAGGCAGCGTGCAGCACGCATCTTGGCGATCTCCATGAAGTGGTTCATCCCGATGGCCCAGAAGAAGGACAGACGTGGGGCGAACTTGTCCACGGGGATACCAGCGGCGATCCCAGCCTTGAGGTACTCGAGCCCGTCGGCCAGCGTGTAGGCCATCTCGATATCCGCCGTAGCACCGGCCTCCTGCATGTGGTAGCCGGAGATGGAGATCGAGTTGAACTTAGGCATGTTCTGCGACGTGTACTCGAAGATGTCGGCGATGATACGCATCGAGAATTCGGGTGGGTAGATGTAGGTGTTACGCACCATGAATTCCTTGAGGATGTCGTTCTGGATCGTCCCAGCCATCTCATCGAGCTTAGCGCCCTGCTCGAGCCCAGCGTTGATGTAGAAGGCCATGACGGGCAGCACGGCACCGTTCATCGTCATCGAGACGGACATCTTGTTGAGGGGGATCCCGTCGAAGAGGACCTTCATATCCTCCAGCGAGCAGATGGATACCCCAGCCTTCCCGACGTCACCGACGACACGCGAGTGGTCGGCGTCGTAGCCACGGTGGGTCGCCAGGTCAAAGGCTACGGACAGCCCCTTCTGACCTGCGGCGAGGTTACGACGGTAGAAGGCATTGGACTCCTCAGCCGTGGAGAAGCCAGCGTACTGACGGATCGTCCAGGGACGCATCGCGTACATGCCGCTATAGGGGCCACGGAGGTAAGGGGGCAGACCAGAGGCGTAGTCCAGGTGCTCCATGCCCTCGAGGTCGTGGGCCGTATAGACGGGCTTGACGAGGATCTGCTCGGCCGTACGCCATACGGCGTCGTTGCTCTGCTTCGCAGCCCACTCCACGGGGCAGGTCTGTGCGAAGCCTGCAGACTTGATATCAATATTCTTGAATTGTGGTTTCATTTCTTTCGTCCTTCCCTATTAGTTAATACCCAGCTTGTGGTTGAACTGGCGGAGCGTCTCTAGGACGTTGCTCTTGACGTTGATGAAGTGCTCGATGCCCACTGCCTTGAGGTCGTCCATGCAGGCTGGAGCACCAGCTACGACGAACTCTGCGCGACCTGCGAGGTACTTGTAGGCCTCGGGCGCGAACTCGGCGTACTCATCATCGCTCGAGCAGAGGACGACGATGGAGGCGCCTGCTGCGAGTGCTGCGTCTACGCCCTCCTGGACGGTAGCAAAGCCGAGGTTGTCCTGGACCTTGTAGCCAGCGCAGGCGAAGAAGTTACTGGAGAACTGCGAGCGGGCTAGGCGCATGGCCAGGTTCCCGATCGTCAGCATGAAGACCTTGACGTCCTTGCCGCTGCGCTCGGTAGCCAGACGCAGTGCCTCGAACTCGGAGGCGCCGCGATCGAAGTTCAGCGCCTCGATGGTCGCCGTGCCGCAGCCACAGCTGTGCGCGGCGGGAGCTGCGGCGGGGAGCTTCTGCGCTGCCGTCTCGGTAAAGTTGGGGAACTGGTTCGTCCCGAGGAAGATCTCCTTACGCGCAGCTACAGCAGCATGGCGCTTAGCGTTGCTGGCGTTGACGGCCTTCTGGACTTCACCAGCCTCAGCAGCTACGGCGAAGCCGCCTTCCTCCT harbors:
- a CDS encoding glycosyltransferase family 4 protein produces the protein MKIVYCIPATCNSGGMERVLARKANYLAKLGHELIFITTDQRGRPPFFELHPSIVSYDLGIDYDANNGSGLLSKLTQYPRKHRLHRQRLTELLLKLKADIVISMFGDDASFLPSIKDGSHKVLEYHFAKYKRLQYGRRGLWRLIDQLRTKWDERTVRPFDSFVVLTEEDAAAWGALPNLRVIPNPLPFYSDSPSDCSAHQLLAMGRCDDQKHFDLLIDLWAQLAPEYPDWHLVIAGDGKLRPELTAQVEHLGLKSVELMRPTHQVQELYRASSIYVMTSRYEGLPMVLIEAQQMGLPIVSFACPCGPRDVITDGVDGYLLEVGDHAGFIQALRRLIDSEAERQRMGAAARIASERYDLEHIMKSWLTLFNELVTAKS
- a CDS encoding glycosyltransferase family 2 protein, translated to MPSPLLSVIIPLYRAESTLSACIEQLLAQTRSQAQLVFVDDCSPDGCWTLLNEARPQLEARGYTVTLLRHEVNGGVAVARNTGIDAARGEYIYALDADDLFVPQTLELIEQRIEQTGADLIGCNWILQQGESKRPMYQAAVTTGQEAWQALCHGSLRWNLWLWAFRRSLLQENGGELRFIPSMNMGEDLGLMGKLFLKAGRVEMIPEHLYAYVRNEGQQTNHYSELHWQQLRANLQSLEDYIQQHQLHEAASDLAFLKLQLKLPLLVSGRRDDYDRWQQLYPEANKAIAHVGGGIHTRMLQRMAGLGQYWYVWLYYRVVLKGLYSLLYR
- a CDS encoding OmpA family protein; translation: MASDSVYTVETKTTDRHLVQTNRFGSNWFLGAGVGAQIYFGDHDKQMRFGDRLTPNFEVNFGKWFTPGIGIRLGANGYKIKGVAGWDNHSLANPSANYGNYGGFIKEPLKVYPHANVGYPLYETEMEYIHAHADVMLNLSQLICGYREDRFYSFIPYASVGYAGSLNKSSVTGRRSNELVGGGGILNRFRLSSAWDLNLDIRATYTGEHFDQEDASIDPQKNRPAVIAGKQAEGLLTATLGLSYNFPRRGWDRSTVTTIRVNENVLQGLRNRIGNLENENKELTRQLEEALNRKVTAENVAAMPLLITFTINRYTLTHKDRVNLGFLADVLKANPKMVYSITGYADRGTGRAKRNQFLAEKRAQVVYDCLVNEFGVPAAQLKRESLGGVGNMYYNDPRCSRSVLTKIAE
- the scpA gene encoding methylmalonyl-CoA mutase, with protein sequence MKPQFKNIDIKSAGFAQTCPVEWAAKQSNDAVWRTAEQILVKPVYTAHDLEGMEHLDYASGLPPYLRGPYSGMYAMRPWTIRQYAGFSTAEESNAFYRRNLAAGQKGLSVAFDLATHRGYDADHSRVVGDVGKAGVSICSLEDMKVLFDGIPLNKMSVSMTMNGAVLPVMAFYINAGLEQGAKLDEMAGTIQNDILKEFMVRNTYIYPPEFSMRIIADIFEYTSQNMPKFNSISISGYHMQEAGATADIEMAYTLADGLEYLKAGIAAGIPVDKFAPRLSFFWAIGMNHFMEIAKMRAARCLWSKIVKQFNPENPKSLALRTHSQTSGWSLTEQDPFNNVGRTCIEAMGAALGHTQSLHTNALDEAIALPTDFSARIARNTQIYIQEETMICKEIDPWAGSYYVESLTNELMHKAWEHIKEVESMGGMAKAIETGLPKMRIEEAAARTQARIDSRQQVIVGINKYRLEKEDPIDILEIDNTAVRLQQIERLNELRKNRDEAAVKAALEAITHCVETKEGNLLDLAVKAAALRASLGEISDACEKVVGRYKAIIRTISGVYSSESGEDKDFARAKELAKKFAEKEGRQPRIMIAKMGQDGHDRGAKVVATGYADCGFDVDMGPLFQTPEEAARQAVENDVHVMGVSSLAAGHKTLIPQVIEELKKLGRPDILITAGGVIPAQDYEFLYNAGVAAIFGPGTPVAYSAAKVLEILLGEDA